In Candidatus Methylomirabilota bacterium, one DNA window encodes the following:
- a CDS encoding MFS transporter produces the protein ALNHRDFRLFWSGQLVSLVGRWMQSVGQSWLVLELTGSPLKLGIVNSLQFAPILVLSFLAGAIADRFSKRRLLVLSQATLMVPAFGLAALTWTGRVEYWHVVVLATVMGIANALDMPARQSMIVELVGKDDLINAIALNSGVFNAARIVGPAVGGVLIARYGVAIAFLLNGLTYLPVIAALLMMRLDPLPRVLRGTTIRAEIADGLRYAMGSPLVSLILSLVLVVSVFTINHNVVVPLVAREVLRLDVQGFGFLMAAVGAGAVVAAAILAQFGRARTPVAALVAGAVVVSAGLLALAAVREFRSAAAVLFVMGLAQILFLSSCNTTLQVTVPDELRGRVMSLYTLAFAGVSPFGAFLIAGIAEAFGAPAACAAGGGLGLACVLAFAARGARQAALTPAPSPRAS, from the coding sequence GCCCTCAATCACCGGGACTTCCGGCTCTTCTGGTCGGGCCAGCTCGTCTCGCTGGTCGGGCGCTGGATGCAGTCGGTGGGGCAGTCGTGGCTGGTCCTGGAGCTGACGGGCTCGCCCCTGAAGCTCGGCATCGTCAACTCGCTGCAGTTCGCCCCGATCCTGGTTCTCTCCTTCCTGGCCGGGGCCATCGCCGACCGATTCTCGAAGCGCCGGCTCCTGGTCCTGTCCCAGGCCACGCTGATGGTGCCCGCCTTCGGCCTGGCCGCGCTCACCTGGACCGGTCGCGTCGAGTACTGGCACGTGGTGGTCCTGGCCACCGTGATGGGCATCGCCAACGCCCTGGACATGCCGGCCCGGCAGTCGATGATCGTGGAGCTGGTCGGCAAGGATGATCTCATCAACGCGATCGCGCTGAACTCGGGGGTCTTCAACGCCGCGCGGATCGTCGGCCCGGCGGTCGGCGGCGTCCTGATCGCGCGCTACGGGGTGGCGATCGCGTTCCTGCTGAACGGTCTGACCTATCTGCCGGTGATCGCCGCCTTGCTCATGATGCGGCTCGATCCCCTGCCGCGGGTGCTGCGGGGCACCACCATCCGGGCGGAGATCGCGGACGGACTCCGGTACGCGATGGGATCGCCGCTGGTGTCGCTGATCCTGAGCCTGGTGCTGGTGGTGAGCGTCTTCACCATCAACCACAACGTGGTGGTGCCGCTCGTCGCCCGCGAGGTGCTCCGCCTGGACGTCCAGGGGTTCGGCTTCCTGATGGCCGCAGTCGGGGCCGGCGCGGTGGTGGCGGCGGCCATCCTGGCCCAGTTCGGCCGCGCGCGGACGCCGGTGGCCGCCCTGGTGGCTGGCGCCGTCGTCGTGTCGGCCGGCCTCCTGGCCCTGGCGGCCGTCCGGGAGTTCCGATCAGCCGCCGCGGTTCTCTTCGTCATGGGCCTCGCGCAGATCCTCTTCCTGTCGAGCTGCAACACGACGCTCCAGGTCACGGTGCCCGACGAGCTCCGCGGTCGAGTGATGAGCCTCTACACGCTCGCCTTTGCCGGGGTGTCGCCGTTCGGGGCGTTCCTCATCGCCGGGATCGCGGAGGCGTTCGGCGCGCCGGCGGCCTGCGCCGCCGGCGGCGGGCTCGGGCTCGCCTGCGTGCTCGCCTTCGCCGCTCGCGGGGCGCGGCAGGCCGCCCTGACGCCGGCCCCGAGCCCGCGCGCGTCGTAA